In Dama dama isolate Ldn47 chromosome 20, ASM3311817v1, whole genome shotgun sequence, a single window of DNA contains:
- the MAP7D1 gene encoding MAP7 domain-containing protein 1 isoform X5, with translation MESGSRSEPGTGAAPVMVARTPPEPRPSPEGDPSPPPPPPPTSTLVPDTPPDTPPAMKNTTSPKQLPLEPESPSELVGPRPAPQQEESPSSEVKTRGPTPPATGPRDARPPRRSSQPSPPAAPASDSPPTKQDIKKAGERHKLAKERREERAKYLAAKKAVWLEKEEKAKALREKQLQERRRRLEEQRLKAEQRRAALEERQRQKLEKNKERYEAAIQRSVKKTWAEIRQQRWSWAGALHHSSPGRKTSGSRCSVSAVNLPKHVDSIINKRLSKSSATLWNSPSRNRSLQLSPWESSIVDRLMTPTLSFLARSRSAVTLPRNGRDQAVPLCPRSASASPLTPCSAPRSGHRCAPAGERGDRRKASAGGSPAPARLRPEASPVQKKEKKDKERENEKEKSALARERSLKKRQSLPASLRPRLSAGNAEHSPKSKARPSSPSTTWHRPASPCLSPGPGHALPPKPPSPRGTTASPKGRVRRKDEAKESPSVVGPEDKTQSKGKASDEREPAALASPAPSPVPSPTPAQPQKEQPTEIPAETAVLTSPPAPAPAVTPSKPMAGTTDREEATRLLAEKRRQAREQREREEQERRLQAERDKRTREEQLAREAEARAEREAEARRREEQEAREKAQAEQEEQERLQKQKEEAEARSREEAERQRLEREKHFQREEQERQERRKRLEEIMKRTRKSEAAETKKQDRKEATDNNSSPGIDPAKAVEARPSELQKEELAPQEPQWSLPNKESPGSLVNGLQPLPAHQENGFSPKGPSGDKSLGRTPDALLPFAEAEAFLKKAVVQPPQVTEVL, from the exons TTATGGTAGCCAGGACCCCTCCAGAGCCAAGACCCTCTCCAGAAGGTGACCCCTCCCCACCGCCGCCACCACCACCCACCTCAACCCTGGTGCCCGATACTCCCCCAGACACGCCTCCCGCCATGAAGAACACCACTAGCCCCAAGCAGCTTCCACTGGAACCAGAGAGCCCCTCGGAGCTGGTAGGGCCTAGGCCAGCCCCCCAGCAGGAAGAGTCCCCTTCCTCAGAAGTGAAGACCAGGGGACCCACCCCACCAGCCACGGGCCCACGGGATGCCAGGCCTCCTCGAAGGAGCAGCCAGCCATCCCCGCCAGCAGCACCTGCCTCCGACAGCCCTCCCACCAAGCAAG ACATAAAGAAGGCAGGAGAGAGACACAAGCTGGCAAAGGAGCGGCGGGAAGAGCGGGCCAAGTACCTGG CAGCCAAGAAGGCGGTGTGgctggagaaggaggagaaggccaAGGCACTGCGGGAGAAGCAGCTCCAGGAGCGCCGGCGGCGGCTGGAGGAACAGCGGCTCAAAGCCGAGCAGCGCCGGGCTGCCCTGGAGGAGCGGCAGCGGCAGAAGCTGGAGAAGAACAAG gagCGCTATGAGGCAGCCATCCAGCGGTCAGTGAAGAAGACGTGGGCTGAAATCCGGCAGCAGCGCTGGtcctgggcaggggccctgcaccACAGCTCCCCAGGACGTAAGACCA GTGGGAGCAGGTGCTCCGTGTCGGCAGTAAACCTGCCCAAACACGTGGACTCTATAATCAACAAGCGGCTCTCAAAGTCCTCTGCCACGCTCTGGAACTCCCCCAGTAGAA ATCGCAGCctgcaactaagcccgtgggagAGCAGCATCGTGGACCGTCTGATGacgcccaccctctccttcctggcACGGAGTCGCAGTGCGGTCACACTGCCCCGAAACGGCCGGGACCAGG CCGTGCCCCTGTGCCCGCGCTCAGCCTCCGCCAGCCCGCTGACGCCGTGCAGCGCCCCCCGAAGCGGGCACCGCTGCGCCCCCGCCGGGGAGCGCGGGGATCGCCGCAAGGCCAGCGCCGGGGGCAGTCCCGCCCCGGCTCGCCTCCGGCCCGAGGCCTCGCCG GTgcagaaaaaggagaagaaggacAAGGAGCGGGAAAACGAGAAGGAGAAGAGTGCCCTGGCCCGGGAGCGCAGCCTCAAGAAGCGCCAGTCGCTGCCTGCTTCTCTGCGCCCGCGCCTCTCCGCTGGCAACGCAGAGCACAG TCCCAAATCCAAGGCCCGGCCATCCTCTCCCTCCACAACCTGGCACAGGCCTGCCTCCCCCTGCCTCAGCCCAGGGCCAGGTCATGCTCTGCCCCCAAAACCACCATCCCCCCGAGGCACCACTGCATCACCCAAGGGGCGAGTTCGGAGGAAGGATGAGGCAAAGGAGAGCCCCAGTGTGGTGGGGCCTGAGGACAAGACCCAGAGCAAGGGCAAGGCCAGTGACGAGAGGGAGCCTGCAGCCCTGGCCTCACCAGCCCCCTCGCCTGTGCCCtcacccaccccagcccagccccagaaAGAGCAGCCCACAGAGATCCCTGCAG AGACAGCTGTCCTGacctcacccccagcccctgctcccGCGGTGACTCCTAGCAAACCCATGGCTGGCACCACGGACCGAGAAGAGGCCACTCGGCTCCTGGCTGAGAAGCGGCGCCAGGCCCGGGAGCAGCGGGAGCGGGAGGAACAGGAGCGGAGGCTGCAGGCCGAAAGGGACAA GCGAACGCGAGAAGAGCAGCTGGCTCGCGAGGCCGAGGCCCGGGCGGAACGGGAGGCGGAGGCCCGGAGACGCGAGGAGCAGGAGGCTCGGGAGAAGGCGCAGGCCGAGCAGGAGGAGCAGGAGCGGCTGCAGAAGCAG AAAGAGGAGGCCGAAGCTCGGTCCAGAGAAGAAGCGGAGCGGCAGCGTCTGGAGCGGGAAAAGCACTTCCAGCGGGAGGAGCAGGAGCGGCAAGAGCGCAGAAAG CGCCTGGAGGAGATCATGAAGAGAACTCGGAAGTCAGAAGCTGCTGAAACCAAG AAGCAGGACAGAAAGGAGGCGACGGACAACAATTCCAGCCCAG GGATAGACCCTGCGAAAGCTGTGGAGGCTCGGCCCTCGGAGCTGCAGAAAGAGGAGCTGGCCCCCCAGGAGCCTCAGTGGAG CCTGCCAAACAAGGAGTCGCCAGGGTCCCTGGTGAATGGGCTGCAGCCTCTGCCAGCGCACCAGGAGAACGGCTTCTCACCTAAGGGACCCTCTGGGGATAAGAGTCTGGGCCGGACGCCAGACGCTCTCCTGCCCTTTGCAGAGGCAGAAGCCTTCCtcaagaaagctgtggtgcaGCCCCCGCAGGTCACAG AAGTCCTGTAA
- the MAP7D1 gene encoding MAP7 domain-containing protein 1 isoform X7 has translation MESGSRSEPGTGAAPVMVARTPPEPRPSPEGDPSPPPPPPPTSTLVPDTPPDTPPAMKNTTSPKQLPLEPESPSELVGPRPAPQQEESPSSEVKTRGPTPPATGPRDARPPRRSSQPSPPAAPASDSPPTKQDIKKAGERHKLAKERREERAKYLAAKKAVWLEKEEKAKALREKQLQERRRRLEEQRLKAEQRRAALEERQRQKLEKNKERYEAAIQRSVKKTWAEIRQQRWSWAGALHHSSPGRKTNRSLQLSPWESSIVDRLMTPTLSFLARSRSAVTLPRNGRDQAVPLCPRSASASPLTPCSAPRSGHRCAPAGERGDRRKASAGGSPAPARLRPEASPVQKKEKKDKERENEKEKSALARERSLKKRQSLPASLRPRLSAGNAEHSPKSKARPSSPSTTWHRPASPCLSPGPGHALPPKPPSPRGTTASPKGRVRRKDEAKESPSVVGPEDKTQSKGKASDEREPAALASPAPSPVPSPTPAQPQKEQPTEIPAGGQAEKRLKETAVLTSPPAPAPAVTPSKPMAGTTDREEATRLLAEKRRQAREQREREEQERRLQAERDKRTREEQLAREAEARAEREAEARRREEQEAREKAQAEQEEQERLQKQKEEAEARSREEAERQRLEREKHFQREEQERQERRKRLEEIMKRTRKSEAAETKQKQDRKEATDNNSSPGIDPAKAVEARPSELQKEELAPQEPQWSLPNKESPGSLVNGLQPLPAHQENGFSPKGPSGDKSLGRTPDALLPFAEAEAFLKKAVVQPPQVTEVL, from the exons TTATGGTAGCCAGGACCCCTCCAGAGCCAAGACCCTCTCCAGAAGGTGACCCCTCCCCACCGCCGCCACCACCACCCACCTCAACCCTGGTGCCCGATACTCCCCCAGACACGCCTCCCGCCATGAAGAACACCACTAGCCCCAAGCAGCTTCCACTGGAACCAGAGAGCCCCTCGGAGCTGGTAGGGCCTAGGCCAGCCCCCCAGCAGGAAGAGTCCCCTTCCTCAGAAGTGAAGACCAGGGGACCCACCCCACCAGCCACGGGCCCACGGGATGCCAGGCCTCCTCGAAGGAGCAGCCAGCCATCCCCGCCAGCAGCACCTGCCTCCGACAGCCCTCCCACCAAGCAAG ACATAAAGAAGGCAGGAGAGAGACACAAGCTGGCAAAGGAGCGGCGGGAAGAGCGGGCCAAGTACCTGG CAGCCAAGAAGGCGGTGTGgctggagaaggaggagaaggccaAGGCACTGCGGGAGAAGCAGCTCCAGGAGCGCCGGCGGCGGCTGGAGGAACAGCGGCTCAAAGCCGAGCAGCGCCGGGCTGCCCTGGAGGAGCGGCAGCGGCAGAAGCTGGAGAAGAACAAG gagCGCTATGAGGCAGCCATCCAGCGGTCAGTGAAGAAGACGTGGGCTGAAATCCGGCAGCAGCGCTGGtcctgggcaggggccctgcaccACAGCTCCCCAGGACGTAAGACCA ATCGCAGCctgcaactaagcccgtgggagAGCAGCATCGTGGACCGTCTGATGacgcccaccctctccttcctggcACGGAGTCGCAGTGCGGTCACACTGCCCCGAAACGGCCGGGACCAGG CCGTGCCCCTGTGCCCGCGCTCAGCCTCCGCCAGCCCGCTGACGCCGTGCAGCGCCCCCCGAAGCGGGCACCGCTGCGCCCCCGCCGGGGAGCGCGGGGATCGCCGCAAGGCCAGCGCCGGGGGCAGTCCCGCCCCGGCTCGCCTCCGGCCCGAGGCCTCGCCG GTgcagaaaaaggagaagaaggacAAGGAGCGGGAAAACGAGAAGGAGAAGAGTGCCCTGGCCCGGGAGCGCAGCCTCAAGAAGCGCCAGTCGCTGCCTGCTTCTCTGCGCCCGCGCCTCTCCGCTGGCAACGCAGAGCACAG TCCCAAATCCAAGGCCCGGCCATCCTCTCCCTCCACAACCTGGCACAGGCCTGCCTCCCCCTGCCTCAGCCCAGGGCCAGGTCATGCTCTGCCCCCAAAACCACCATCCCCCCGAGGCACCACTGCATCACCCAAGGGGCGAGTTCGGAGGAAGGATGAGGCAAAGGAGAGCCCCAGTGTGGTGGGGCCTGAGGACAAGACCCAGAGCAAGGGCAAGGCCAGTGACGAGAGGGAGCCTGCAGCCCTGGCCTCACCAGCCCCCTCGCCTGTGCCCtcacccaccccagcccagccccagaaAGAGCAGCCCACAGAGATCCCTGCAGGTGGGCAGGCAGAGAAGAGGCTAAAAG AGACAGCTGTCCTGacctcacccccagcccctgctcccGCGGTGACTCCTAGCAAACCCATGGCTGGCACCACGGACCGAGAAGAGGCCACTCGGCTCCTGGCTGAGAAGCGGCGCCAGGCCCGGGAGCAGCGGGAGCGGGAGGAACAGGAGCGGAGGCTGCAGGCCGAAAGGGACAA GCGAACGCGAGAAGAGCAGCTGGCTCGCGAGGCCGAGGCCCGGGCGGAACGGGAGGCGGAGGCCCGGAGACGCGAGGAGCAGGAGGCTCGGGAGAAGGCGCAGGCCGAGCAGGAGGAGCAGGAGCGGCTGCAGAAGCAG AAAGAGGAGGCCGAAGCTCGGTCCAGAGAAGAAGCGGAGCGGCAGCGTCTGGAGCGGGAAAAGCACTTCCAGCGGGAGGAGCAGGAGCGGCAAGAGCGCAGAAAG CGCCTGGAGGAGATCATGAAGAGAACTCGGAAGTCAGAAGCTGCTGAAACCAAG CAGAAGCAGGACAGAAAGGAGGCGACGGACAACAATTCCAGCCCAG GGATAGACCCTGCGAAAGCTGTGGAGGCTCGGCCCTCGGAGCTGCAGAAAGAGGAGCTGGCCCCCCAGGAGCCTCAGTGGAG CCTGCCAAACAAGGAGTCGCCAGGGTCCCTGGTGAATGGGCTGCAGCCTCTGCCAGCGCACCAGGAGAACGGCTTCTCACCTAAGGGACCCTCTGGGGATAAGAGTCTGGGCCGGACGCCAGACGCTCTCCTGCCCTTTGCAGAGGCAGAAGCCTTCCtcaagaaagctgtggtgcaGCCCCCGCAGGTCACAG AAGTCCTGTAA
- the MAP7D1 gene encoding MAP7 domain-containing protein 1 isoform X6 has translation MESGSRSEPGTGAAPVMVARTPPEPRPSPEGDPSPPPPPPPTSTLVPDTPPDTPPAMKNTTSPKQLPLEPESPSELVGPRPAPQQEESPSSEVKTRGPTPPATGPRDARPPRRSSQPSPPAAPASDSPPTKQDIKKAGERHKLAKERREERAKYLAAKKAVWLEKEEKAKALREKQLQERRRRLEEQRLKAEQRRAALEERQRQKLEKNKERYEAAIQRSVKKTWAEIRQQRWSWAGALHHSSPGRKTNRSLQLSPWESSIVDRLMTPTLSFLARSRSAVTLPRNGRDQGRGRGPGRAPSRGGAGASHASGPRPDRSHPSAAVPLCPRSASASPLTPCSAPRSGHRCAPAGERGDRRKASAGGSPAPARLRPEASPVQKKEKKDKERENEKEKSALARERSLKKRQSLPASLRPRLSAGNAEHSPKSKARPSSPSTTWHRPASPCLSPGPGHALPPKPPSPRGTTASPKGRVRRKDEAKESPSVVGPEDKTQSKGKASDEREPAALASPAPSPVPSPTPAQPQKEQPTEIPAETAVLTSPPAPAPAVTPSKPMAGTTDREEATRLLAEKRRQAREQREREEQERRLQAERDKRTREEQLAREAEARAEREAEARRREEQEAREKAQAEQEEQERLQKQKEEAEARSREEAERQRLEREKHFQREEQERQERRKRLEEIMKRTRKSEAAETKKQDRKEATDNNSSPGIDPAKAVEARPSELQKEELAPQEPQWSLPNKESPGSLVNGLQPLPAHQENGFSPKGPSGDKSLGRTPDALLPFAEAEAFLKKAVVQPPQVTEVL, from the exons TTATGGTAGCCAGGACCCCTCCAGAGCCAAGACCCTCTCCAGAAGGTGACCCCTCCCCACCGCCGCCACCACCACCCACCTCAACCCTGGTGCCCGATACTCCCCCAGACACGCCTCCCGCCATGAAGAACACCACTAGCCCCAAGCAGCTTCCACTGGAACCAGAGAGCCCCTCGGAGCTGGTAGGGCCTAGGCCAGCCCCCCAGCAGGAAGAGTCCCCTTCCTCAGAAGTGAAGACCAGGGGACCCACCCCACCAGCCACGGGCCCACGGGATGCCAGGCCTCCTCGAAGGAGCAGCCAGCCATCCCCGCCAGCAGCACCTGCCTCCGACAGCCCTCCCACCAAGCAAG ACATAAAGAAGGCAGGAGAGAGACACAAGCTGGCAAAGGAGCGGCGGGAAGAGCGGGCCAAGTACCTGG CAGCCAAGAAGGCGGTGTGgctggagaaggaggagaaggccaAGGCACTGCGGGAGAAGCAGCTCCAGGAGCGCCGGCGGCGGCTGGAGGAACAGCGGCTCAAAGCCGAGCAGCGCCGGGCTGCCCTGGAGGAGCGGCAGCGGCAGAAGCTGGAGAAGAACAAG gagCGCTATGAGGCAGCCATCCAGCGGTCAGTGAAGAAGACGTGGGCTGAAATCCGGCAGCAGCGCTGGtcctgggcaggggccctgcaccACAGCTCCCCAGGACGTAAGACCA ATCGCAGCctgcaactaagcccgtgggagAGCAGCATCGTGGACCGTCTGATGacgcccaccctctccttcctggcACGGAGTCGCAGTGCGGTCACACTGCCCCGAAACGGCCGGGACCAGGGTAGGGGCCGCGGCCCTGGGAGAGCCCCCTcgaggggcggggcaggggccaGCCACGCCAGTGGACCGCGCCCCGACCGCAGTCATCCCTCCGCAGCCGTGCCCCTGTGCCCGCGCTCAGCCTCCGCCAGCCCGCTGACGCCGTGCAGCGCCCCCCGAAGCGGGCACCGCTGCGCCCCCGCCGGGGAGCGCGGGGATCGCCGCAAGGCCAGCGCCGGGGGCAGTCCCGCCCCGGCTCGCCTCCGGCCCGAGGCCTCGCCG GTgcagaaaaaggagaagaaggacAAGGAGCGGGAAAACGAGAAGGAGAAGAGTGCCCTGGCCCGGGAGCGCAGCCTCAAGAAGCGCCAGTCGCTGCCTGCTTCTCTGCGCCCGCGCCTCTCCGCTGGCAACGCAGAGCACAG TCCCAAATCCAAGGCCCGGCCATCCTCTCCCTCCACAACCTGGCACAGGCCTGCCTCCCCCTGCCTCAGCCCAGGGCCAGGTCATGCTCTGCCCCCAAAACCACCATCCCCCCGAGGCACCACTGCATCACCCAAGGGGCGAGTTCGGAGGAAGGATGAGGCAAAGGAGAGCCCCAGTGTGGTGGGGCCTGAGGACAAGACCCAGAGCAAGGGCAAGGCCAGTGACGAGAGGGAGCCTGCAGCCCTGGCCTCACCAGCCCCCTCGCCTGTGCCCtcacccaccccagcccagccccagaaAGAGCAGCCCACAGAGATCCCTGCAG AGACAGCTGTCCTGacctcacccccagcccctgctcccGCGGTGACTCCTAGCAAACCCATGGCTGGCACCACGGACCGAGAAGAGGCCACTCGGCTCCTGGCTGAGAAGCGGCGCCAGGCCCGGGAGCAGCGGGAGCGGGAGGAACAGGAGCGGAGGCTGCAGGCCGAAAGGGACAA GCGAACGCGAGAAGAGCAGCTGGCTCGCGAGGCCGAGGCCCGGGCGGAACGGGAGGCGGAGGCCCGGAGACGCGAGGAGCAGGAGGCTCGGGAGAAGGCGCAGGCCGAGCAGGAGGAGCAGGAGCGGCTGCAGAAGCAG AAAGAGGAGGCCGAAGCTCGGTCCAGAGAAGAAGCGGAGCGGCAGCGTCTGGAGCGGGAAAAGCACTTCCAGCGGGAGGAGCAGGAGCGGCAAGAGCGCAGAAAG CGCCTGGAGGAGATCATGAAGAGAACTCGGAAGTCAGAAGCTGCTGAAACCAAG AAGCAGGACAGAAAGGAGGCGACGGACAACAATTCCAGCCCAG GGATAGACCCTGCGAAAGCTGTGGAGGCTCGGCCCTCGGAGCTGCAGAAAGAGGAGCTGGCCCCCCAGGAGCCTCAGTGGAG CCTGCCAAACAAGGAGTCGCCAGGGTCCCTGGTGAATGGGCTGCAGCCTCTGCCAGCGCACCAGGAGAACGGCTTCTCACCTAAGGGACCCTCTGGGGATAAGAGTCTGGGCCGGACGCCAGACGCTCTCCTGCCCTTTGCAGAGGCAGAAGCCTTCCtcaagaaagctgtggtgcaGCCCCCGCAGGTCACAG AAGTCCTGTAA
- the MAP7D1 gene encoding MAP7 domain-containing protein 1 isoform X8: MESGSRSEPGTGAAPVMVARTPPEPRPSPEGDPSPPPPPPPTSTLVPDTPPDTPPAMKNTTSPKQLPLEPESPSELVGPRPAPQQEESPSSEVKTRGPTPPATGPRDARPPRRSSQPSPPAAPASDSPPTKQDIKKAGERHKLAKERREERAKYLAAKKAVWLEKEEKAKALREKQLQERRRRLEEQRLKAEQRRAALEERQRQKLEKNKERYEAAIQRSVKKTWAEIRQQRWSWAGALHHSSPGHRSLQLSPWESSIVDRLMTPTLSFLARSRSAVTLPRNGRDQAVPLCPRSASASPLTPCSAPRSGHRCAPAGERGDRRKASAGGSPAPARLRPEASPVQKKEKKDKERENEKEKSALARERSLKKRQSLPASLRPRLSAGNAEHSPKSKARPSSPSTTWHRPASPCLSPGPGHALPPKPPSPRGTTASPKGRVRRKDEAKESPSVVGPEDKTQSKGKASDEREPAALASPAPSPVPSPTPAQPQKEQPTEIPAGGQAEKRLKETAVLTSPPAPAPAVTPSKPMAGTTDREEATRLLAEKRRQAREQREREEQERRLQAERDKRTREEQLAREAEARAEREAEARRREEQEAREKAQAEQEEQERLQKQKEEAEARSREEAERQRLEREKHFQREEQERQERRKRLEEIMKRTRKSEAAETKQKQDRKEATDNNSSPGIDPAKAVEARPSELQKEELAPQEPQWSLPNKESPGSLVNGLQPLPAHQENGFSPKGPSGDKSLGRTPDALLPFAEAEAFLKKAVVQPPQVTEVL; encoded by the exons TTATGGTAGCCAGGACCCCTCCAGAGCCAAGACCCTCTCCAGAAGGTGACCCCTCCCCACCGCCGCCACCACCACCCACCTCAACCCTGGTGCCCGATACTCCCCCAGACACGCCTCCCGCCATGAAGAACACCACTAGCCCCAAGCAGCTTCCACTGGAACCAGAGAGCCCCTCGGAGCTGGTAGGGCCTAGGCCAGCCCCCCAGCAGGAAGAGTCCCCTTCCTCAGAAGTGAAGACCAGGGGACCCACCCCACCAGCCACGGGCCCACGGGATGCCAGGCCTCCTCGAAGGAGCAGCCAGCCATCCCCGCCAGCAGCACCTGCCTCCGACAGCCCTCCCACCAAGCAAG ACATAAAGAAGGCAGGAGAGAGACACAAGCTGGCAAAGGAGCGGCGGGAAGAGCGGGCCAAGTACCTGG CAGCCAAGAAGGCGGTGTGgctggagaaggaggagaaggccaAGGCACTGCGGGAGAAGCAGCTCCAGGAGCGCCGGCGGCGGCTGGAGGAACAGCGGCTCAAAGCCGAGCAGCGCCGGGCTGCCCTGGAGGAGCGGCAGCGGCAGAAGCTGGAGAAGAACAAG gagCGCTATGAGGCAGCCATCCAGCGGTCAGTGAAGAAGACGTGGGCTGAAATCCGGCAGCAGCGCTGGtcctgggcaggggccctgcaccACAGCTCCCCAGGAC ATCGCAGCctgcaactaagcccgtgggagAGCAGCATCGTGGACCGTCTGATGacgcccaccctctccttcctggcACGGAGTCGCAGTGCGGTCACACTGCCCCGAAACGGCCGGGACCAGG CCGTGCCCCTGTGCCCGCGCTCAGCCTCCGCCAGCCCGCTGACGCCGTGCAGCGCCCCCCGAAGCGGGCACCGCTGCGCCCCCGCCGGGGAGCGCGGGGATCGCCGCAAGGCCAGCGCCGGGGGCAGTCCCGCCCCGGCTCGCCTCCGGCCCGAGGCCTCGCCG GTgcagaaaaaggagaagaaggacAAGGAGCGGGAAAACGAGAAGGAGAAGAGTGCCCTGGCCCGGGAGCGCAGCCTCAAGAAGCGCCAGTCGCTGCCTGCTTCTCTGCGCCCGCGCCTCTCCGCTGGCAACGCAGAGCACAG TCCCAAATCCAAGGCCCGGCCATCCTCTCCCTCCACAACCTGGCACAGGCCTGCCTCCCCCTGCCTCAGCCCAGGGCCAGGTCATGCTCTGCCCCCAAAACCACCATCCCCCCGAGGCACCACTGCATCACCCAAGGGGCGAGTTCGGAGGAAGGATGAGGCAAAGGAGAGCCCCAGTGTGGTGGGGCCTGAGGACAAGACCCAGAGCAAGGGCAAGGCCAGTGACGAGAGGGAGCCTGCAGCCCTGGCCTCACCAGCCCCCTCGCCTGTGCCCtcacccaccccagcccagccccagaaAGAGCAGCCCACAGAGATCCCTGCAGGTGGGCAGGCAGAGAAGAGGCTAAAAG AGACAGCTGTCCTGacctcacccccagcccctgctcccGCGGTGACTCCTAGCAAACCCATGGCTGGCACCACGGACCGAGAAGAGGCCACTCGGCTCCTGGCTGAGAAGCGGCGCCAGGCCCGGGAGCAGCGGGAGCGGGAGGAACAGGAGCGGAGGCTGCAGGCCGAAAGGGACAA GCGAACGCGAGAAGAGCAGCTGGCTCGCGAGGCCGAGGCCCGGGCGGAACGGGAGGCGGAGGCCCGGAGACGCGAGGAGCAGGAGGCTCGGGAGAAGGCGCAGGCCGAGCAGGAGGAGCAGGAGCGGCTGCAGAAGCAG AAAGAGGAGGCCGAAGCTCGGTCCAGAGAAGAAGCGGAGCGGCAGCGTCTGGAGCGGGAAAAGCACTTCCAGCGGGAGGAGCAGGAGCGGCAAGAGCGCAGAAAG CGCCTGGAGGAGATCATGAAGAGAACTCGGAAGTCAGAAGCTGCTGAAACCAAG CAGAAGCAGGACAGAAAGGAGGCGACGGACAACAATTCCAGCCCAG GGATAGACCCTGCGAAAGCTGTGGAGGCTCGGCCCTCGGAGCTGCAGAAAGAGGAGCTGGCCCCCCAGGAGCCTCAGTGGAG CCTGCCAAACAAGGAGTCGCCAGGGTCCCTGGTGAATGGGCTGCAGCCTCTGCCAGCGCACCAGGAGAACGGCTTCTCACCTAAGGGACCCTCTGGGGATAAGAGTCTGGGCCGGACGCCAGACGCTCTCCTGCCCTTTGCAGAGGCAGAAGCCTTCCtcaagaaagctgtggtgcaGCCCCCGCAGGTCACAG AAGTCCTGTAA